The Pyrenophora tritici-repentis strain M4 chromosome 10, whole genome shotgun sequence genome contains a region encoding:
- a CDS encoding Atrophin-1 multi-domain protein: MSTTIHLTDQSSSYKALFALDTIHATLSLSLLVLALKPTLTHLRNRRFTTTPANHNYTRANSYSHDGPLKTPLGTYLFLTSALLFLFLASLTRLITDILQTSSGISYTNDLSWHGRPSWNAAGNGYAKDIARLSFTTALTTIFFTVLLNGGVWIHSAHVRENGTGISTPGTKSRIWNTFIMAVMLGTGVAAWGLGIEAKRNGGTAWSDVLTGDKATRIVWIVHEAIVVAASLSVSAEVIWEFLSMNRGGRDSTERNDLLRFTFFVVPLIWIRDAFIIYDIVLLHVNTAAWSRTAMEATNFLLLLGRQYANLGILSMVLWGAWRMGRSVGYDGGRGKGGGSYA, from the exons ATGTCAACAACCATACATCTGACCGACCAATCCTCATCCTACAAAGCCCTCTTCGCCCTCGACACCATCCACGCCACCCTTTCCCTTTCCCTTCTCGTCCTTGCCCTAAAACCAACCCTCACCCATCTCCGCAACCGCCGCTTCACCACTACACCCGCCAACCACAACTACACACGTGCAAACTCGTACTCCCACGATGGGCCCCTGAAAACACCCCTAGGCACCTACCTCTTCCTCACTTCAGCCCTCCTCTTTCTCTTCCTTGCCTCCCTAACCCGCCTCATAACCGACATCTTGCAAACCAGCTCCGGCATCTCCTACACCAACGACCTCTCATGGCATGGCCGACCTTCCTGGAACGCGGCAGGTAACGGCTATGCAAAAGACATCGCTAGACTATCGTTCACAACAGCTCTCACCACTATTTTCTTCACAGTCCTATTGAATGGCGGCGTTTGGATACATTCCGCGCACGTGCGAGAAAATGGTACGGGCATCAGTACGCCCGGGACGAAAAGCAGAATTTGGAATACCTTCATCATGGCGGTTATGCTGGGGACGGGTGTGGCAGCTTGGGGACTAGGTATCGAAGCAAAGCGCAATGGCGGGACGGCCTGGAGTGATGTGTTGACTGGCGATAAGGCGACGAGGATCGTGTGGATTGTCCATGAGGCCATTGTTGTGGCAGCCAGTTTGAGTGTTAGTGCGGAGGTGATATGGGAGTTTTTGAGCATGAATAGGGGGGGTAGGGAT TCAACCGAACGCAACGACCTCCTTCGCTTCACTTTCTTCGTTGTCCCCTTGATTTGGATCCGCGACGCGTTTATCATTTACGATATCGTGCTGCTTCATGTTAACACAGCTGCTTGGTCGCGCACGGCGATGGAGGCGACGAACTTTCTGCTGTTGCTGGGGAGGCAGTATGCTAATTTGGGGATTCTGAGTATGGTACTTTGGGGTGCGTGGAGGATGGGGAGGAGTGTGGGGTATGATGGCGGCAGGGGGAAGGGTGGGGGAAGTTATGCGTGA
- a CDS encoding ArgG, Argininosuccinate synthase produces the protein MSKGRVCLAYSGGLDTSTILKWLIEEGYEVVCFLANVGQEEPWDEVEKKALNIGALKMVILDLQKEFVEELCFRAVQCNASYEGRYLLGTSLARPVIARAQIRVAQQEGCGFVSHGCTGKGNDQVRFELAFYTLQPTIKVIAPWRLPEFCERFKGRQDLLDYAEKHGIPVTSTKAKPWSMDANLAHCSYEAGILEDPDVSPPDDMWTMTDSPLNAPNEPTDITVYFEKGIPVKVATPDKTYTDSVELFTALNKLGFTHGIGRIDIVENRFIGLKSRGCYDSPAMTILRLAHLDLEGLVMDAQVRNLRDQFVSHNWSYQLYNGMYFSPEREFIENSLLFSQRRVNGEVRMKLYKGNAYVLGRSSKTEKLYSEEEASMDTLDNFSPMDTTGFIAIQSIRLKKYGLQKAEEGENMSRA, from the exons ATGTCAAAGGGACGCGTTTGCCTAGCTTACTCTG GCGGTCTTGATACTTCCACGATCCTGAAATGGCTCATCG AGGAAGGCTATGAGGTTGTTTGTTTCCTCGCCAACGTTGGCCAGGAAGAGCCCTGGGACGAGGTGGAGAAGAAGGCACTCAATATTGGTGCGCTGAAGATGGTCATTCTTGACCTACAAAAGGAGTTTGTCGAGGAACTCTGCTTCCGTGCAGTCCAGTGTAATGCTTCCTACGAGGGTCGTTACCTTCTCGGAACCTCGCTGGCTCGTCCAGTCATCGCCCGCGCCCAGATCCGCGTCGCGCAACAAGAAGGCTGCGGCTTCGTCTCGCACGGCTGCACCGGCAAGGGCAACGACCAAGTCCGCTTCGAGCTGGCTTTCTACACACTTCAGCCTACTATCAAGGTCATTGCGCCTTGGAGGCTACCTGAGTTCTGCGAGCGTTTCAAGGGCAGGCAGGATCTGTTGGACTATGCCGAGAAGCATGGCATTCCCGTCACCTCGACCAAGGCTAAGCCATGGAGCATGGACGCCAACTTGGCTCACTGCAGCTACGAAGCCG GTATCCTCGAGGATCCCGATGTGTCTCCCCCAGATGACATGTGGACCATGACCGACTCGCCGCTCAACGCTCCCAACGAGCCCACCGACATCACCGTCTACTTCGAGAAGGGTATCCCCGTCAAGGTCGCGACACCCGACAAGACCTACACCGACTCTGTCGAGCTCTTCACTGCGCTCAACAAGCTCGGTTTCACACACGGTATCGGCCGCATCGACATTGTCGAGAACCGCTTCATCGGTCTCAAGTCCCGCGGTTGCTACGACTCCCCAGCCATGACcatccttcgtctcgctcATCTTGATCTCGAGGGTCTCGTCATGGACGCACAGGTGCGCAATCTCCGTGATCAGTTCGTCAGCCACAACTGGAGCTACCAACTGTACAACGGCATGTACTTCTCGCCTGAGCGTGAGTTCATCGAGAACAGCTTGCTCTTCTCCCAGCGCAGGGTCAACGGTGAGGTGAGGATGAAGCTTTACAAGGGTAACGCCTATGTGCTCGGCCGCTCGAGCAAGACGGAGAAGCTATACTCTGAGGAGGAGGCCTCCATGGACACCCTGGACAACTTCAGCCCCATGGACACTACCGGTTTCATTGCCATCCAGAGCATTCG CTTGAAGAAGTACGGTCTCCAGAAGGCTGAAGAGGGTGAGAACATGTCTCGCGCTTAG
- a CDS encoding CypX, Cytochrome P450 — translation MTITTTSSLLGKENNPWNKDPSLVRSYWAFEAGDPPGRTFLLDVTYRNSKKSHDAMVDALEAYFAAGYDTPRDKSNNSYVAPLTIDTAAIQRQYGFTARDSHKDALKEDRRPQTALVYADKIESSCPLLLSVLRETQRLVAIGTLHSRVVEDTVVSADRSDVQTQSCLLKKGTSILLPVTNAHRDPVIWGPTANEFDANRSLGTQPHLCEATMKDKSSRKRVEEENDLARLRKAAYFPFGGGKRLCLGRYFATTEVLDTMAVLILGYNIRAVDGGPIKQPMFGLSKMTAATARPHPDADMKVQIERRGGWEKVI, via the exons ATGACAATCACTACAACATCATCTCTCTTGGGAAAAGAGAATAACCCATGGAATAAGGATCCTTCCCTTGTCAGGTCTTACTG GGCATTCGAAGCTGGCGACCCTCCTGGCCGAACCTTTCTGCTCGATGTCACATATCGGAATTCGAAGAAGTCGCATGACGCTATGGTTGATGCGCTGGAAGCTTATTTTGCGGCGGGATACGACACGCCTAGAGACAAGAGCAACAACAGTTATGTCGCTCCGCTTACAATTGATACGGCCGCCATTCAACGTCAGTACGGGTTCACGGCCAGAGATAGCCACAAG GATGCGCTTAAGGAGGACAGGCGACCCCAAACTGCGCTTGTATATGCCGACAAGATAGAATCCAGCTGTCCACTTCTACTGTCTGTGCTTCGTGAGACGCAGCGTCTAGTCGCGATAGGGACATTGCACAGCCGAGTAGTAGAGGACACGGTCGTGTCAGCCGACCGCAGCGACGTCCAAACACAGTCTTGTCTTCTCAAGAAGGGAACGAGCATTTTACTCCCAGTAACGAACGCTCACCGAGACCCAGTAATTTGGGGACCTACGGCCAACGAATTCGACGCGAACCGATCCCTGGGGACGCAGCCACACCTTTGCGAGGCAACCATGAAAGACAAGAGCTCAAGGAAAAGagtagaagaagagaacGACTTGGCTCGTTTGCGAAAAGCAGCTTACTTTCCATTTGGTGGAGGGAAACGACTCTGCCTTGGGCGCTACTTTGCAACCACTGAGGTGCTGGATACTATGGCTGTACTTATCTTGGGTTACAATATCAGAGCCGTTGATGGCGGGCCAATAAAGCAGCCAATGTTTGGTCTATCCAAAATGACAGCGGCAACCGCGAGACCACATCCGGATGCCGACATGAAGGTACAGATTGAAAGACGGGGAGGCTGGGAGAAAGTCATTTAG
- a CDS encoding hydroxysteroid dehydrogenase, with protein sequence MTTTTSEECSLLRLSTVLVTGGSGGLASQILQLFSQRGCEHLHSIDLRHPLRRLDGITYHVGDLIDSDAMHRIFQNIKPNVVIHTASPKFDAPNHIMYKVNVDGTKTLIQIAKESGTKCFIYTSSASVVSDAMTDLRNADESFPVILNDQQPEFYVHTKALAETYVLSQNRRMQGMIPHFLTCAIRPSGIFGVGDLVVLPGILDAYFRGQTKVQIGDNRNLFDFTENTNVAHAHYLAAVALARCHRHLPRDDVRVDGEAFFVTNDESRYFWDFTRLVWGYAGDTTRPDQVWVITKTWALLLAGLLEWTFWALGLGEPPLTRTKR encoded by the exons ATGACAACAACCACATCCGAAGAGTGCTCCCTCCTACGCCTGAGTACGGTTCTCGTGACTGGCGGTAGCGGCGGCCTCGCCAGCCAGATCCTCCAGCTCTTCTCGCAACGTGGCTGTGAACACCTACACTCTATCGATCTCCGCCATCCTTTGCGTCGCCTCGATGGTATTACGTATCATGTAGGGGATCTCATCGACTCCGATGCAATGCACCGAATCTTCCAAAACATCAAACCAAACGTGGTCATCCATACGGCCAGTCCCAAGTTCGATGCCCCAAATCACATCATGTACAAGGTCAACGTGGACGGCACCAAGACTTTGATCCAGATCGCGAAAGAGTCTGGAACTAAGTGTTTTATCTACACAAGCTCCGCAAGCGTTGTCAGCGACGCCATGACTGATCTAAGGAATGCCGACGAGTCCTTCCCTGTAATCCTCAATGACCAGCAGCCAGAGTTCTACGTACATACCAAAGCCCTTGCGGAGACTTATGTCTTATCGCAGAACCGTCGAATGCAAGGCATGATCCCGCACTTCCTGACCTGCGCAATCCGTCCCTCTGGTATCTTTGGTGTTGGCGACCTGGTCGTACTCCCCGGGATCTTGGACGCTTATTTCCGTGGCCAGACGAAAGTGCAGATAGGCGATAACCGAAACCTTTTTGACTTTACCGAGAATACGAATGTAGCGCACGCGCACTATCTTGCCGCAGTCGCGCTGGCCAGATGCCATAGACACTTGCCTAGAGACGACGTCAGGGTGGACGGGGAAGCGTTTTTCGTCACGAATGACGAGTCTCGATATTTCTGGGACTTTACGCGCTTAGTTTGGGGGTATGCTGGGGACACAACGCGGCCGGATCAGGTGTGGGTGATCACCAAAACGTGGGCATTACTGCTGGCAGGGCTGCTGGAGTGGACATTCTGGGCACTTGGACTAGGCGAACCCCCTCTAACAAGAACAAAG CGGTAG